The bacterium DNA segment CCGCCTCGCCCGGCGTTGGAACGAACGCGCAGAGAGGATAAACGTGCAAGGATAGAACCGCGTGGAAAGGGCTGCCGGCATTTCGTTTGAAAATAGAGCAGACAGCGGTGCCGCAAGGTTTTTACATCCCGCTCCTTTTTACAGAGGCGCCTGGAAGTTTATGATTGGTTGGAGAAAAAATGGGGCGAAAAAAAGTGTAATAGCCACTTGGGCTCTCATACGGTTTCCCCATCAGTTGAGCCGCTGCGGCCGACGCCATGCACAACACCGGCGGCCATTCCAACATGACGCCTCTTTATACCCCGGGACACCCCTAAGAAAAACAGCGCCGGCTTCACGGGACTAGGCGCTGTCTGCTGCAAGCCGGCGCGTCAGCTCTGCGAGCCGAACACTTTTTTCAGCAGCTCGGTCACCCGCGCCGCCGGATCCTGACGAATTTTTTTCTCTTCCTGGCCGATCAGATAGAACAGCCCATCCAGCGCTTTTTGCGTGACATACGCGTCCAGGTCAGGATTCACCGCCTTGGCGCCGGTGAGGACCGATACTTGGTTGTAGGCTGAAGCCAGAGGTTTCCAATATTTGGTCACATCGACCGTGTTCAGGGCGTTCTCCACCACCGGCGTAAACTCGGCAAACAGAGCGGCAGAGGTCTTGGTTTTGAGATAGAACGTGGCAGCGCTGTCCGCGCCGCTGAGTATGTTCGCAGCATCGGTAATGGTCATACTGGTGATGGCATCCTTAAAAATAGGCAGCGCTTTTTTCGACGCCTCTTCCGCCGCTCGGTTGAGCGACTTTTCAAAATCCATCACCAGCTCGGAAAATCCGGCCTTTTCCAGCGTGTTCTTCA contains these protein-coding regions:
- a CDS encoding DUF4197 domain-containing protein, coding for MKKIFVLLLAASCLILVSCAEMTALLPGLATAVSGGGLTTEEIIAGLKEALVVGAINSTDLASKTDGFNLNSAIKIPFPLEAIKMKNTLEKAGFSELVMDFEKSLNRAAEEASKKALPIFKDAITSMTITDAANILSGADSAATFYLKTKTSAALFAEFTPVVENALNTVDVTKYWKPLASAYNQVSVLTGAKAVNPDLDAYVTQKALDGLFYLIGQEEKKIRQDPAARVTELLKKVFGSQS